The sequence GTTTGTGTGCCTCTATATAGCAGTTTAGTCCCCTCTGTTCCAGTGTTGATGTGGGTAATGAATAAAATCCTGAAAATTGCTTCCAAAGTGCACATGTATAGGTGCATAGCACCATAATCAAATGAACCCTGATTTGATTAAATAATACAATAGCCATTCGTATTCTATTCCCCTGATGACACCTATTAACACTAGTCTATGATATGGCACCACCAGATGTGATCATTTTAAATGAGTGATAAGAGGTTTCTTCTTCTCACCCCCCACCCTCTGGCTATAGAAGTATGCTGGAAGAcctcattttatttattgtaatgcACAATCTTATGCAGAGAGTCAGTGCATCCCAGAATCATCCTTTCAACCTGTGTCCAGTTACCATGCATGCTTCGATAAAGGCCACCATTGTGTAAGCATCATGACACATACCAAGGCCGGTATTTTTCATATTCTATTTACTTGTATCCCATGCATAATAATTAAGAACCAAATTATAGACATTGCGGAAAGTTGCTTATGCAAAAGTAATTGCTTCCGGGCTTTttgtggagtaaacaagggtcaTATAATTTCAAGATGTATTTAATTGGTAAAGTTGGGCAAATATTTGACACTGTCCTCTAAATAAGTCTTTATATTCTACAGCAGTAGAGAAAGCACTATGTGTACATACATCTATTCCTGTACACAATAAGCTGTGCCTTAATAGTTTAGAGGATAATATTAACTTTATAGTAAATGATTACAATTCACTAAGCAACATGAGTTAGCTTCTTGTTATATAATGTTACGCCTAGAATTACAGCAATTCTCTTTCTCATGAGCTAAACCTCCTCCTTTCCTATGCCATTTAACAAACTCAGTCAAGCAAGCAGTTTTGCAAAAAATGGCCATTCTGTTAATATTCTATTTATAATGAGATTTTATATTGTCTATACTATCTTATGAGCACTATAAGAATGTTATTTTGGCAGATGTGGTCTATGTTAACGCTTTCTCAAATTCATAAGACTCACCATGCTTTAGACATTTGAATTTCtagcattttacaatgtaaaaatgaaactgaacaaaaacgGTTTAGTACTCTATTAAATAACAatgatggttattttattttacgGATGTATAGTGTCAGTTTTTGGTGACTAGGAATACCATGATGTGTCTCCAAGAGGCTATAGTGACAGGTTTTGCTCCAAACAGGGTGGTATTTCTACTGATCCAGAGTCATTAGCATGGGACAGGCTAACAAATATGGCAGCATCACGTAAGCAACTTTTGAATGATtttcttggtaaaaaaaaacaaaacacaactgtTCTAAAGTGAAAGGAAGGCTGTTCAGCTCAGCTtccacaattacatttttttttctcccaacaAAAAAACCAGTAACAGTGTTTGTTACTATAGTTTTTCCTTAACCAGTTCAGGCAAACTTTATGAAGATATCACCCTTGGCTTTGGTCAGACAAAAAAATTACACCAAACTACTGTCACTTCTGGGGTAAGCTGGCAaggtattttgtatttaaattaatGGAAAATGCATTCCACTATATTTTAGTTGGATGGAAACAACCAAGGACAATCATGTTTAgttatattttctatatctaaCAAAACAATCAAGATAATACAAAGTACTATAAAAGTCACATTGAGCTACTCAAAAGCGTGAATAAAACTGGCCATGTTTTTTCAAAACCAAGATAAGTTCTAATATATTGATTCAGCATCACCCATTTTAAGTCTCAGCTCAACAGGACAGTAAGTAGAGACATGGTGCAGAGGAAGCCACATGTCCCAGTGATTTAACAAGAATTTCAAAGTGCCAAGCAACTTCAGAATCAACCGCATTCAGTTTGAATGTGTGCCACTATCTGATCAGAAACCAAATTAAACTATGCCCAACATACTGAATGCCCTTTGCGGTCACAAAGCCAGCACCACAGTAGACACCATTTTGTGTAAACAAATATTAACATATTTTGTGTGCAGGGAGCAGCTAAATTGGAATCTTACTGACAGACTAGAGACCACAAAACTCCTTGGTGGTGCTGTGCGGTCTTTGTCCACATGCAAACCATTTCTTGGCATGAATGTAACCCCTTCTCACCAGGTGACTGACACAAATGTGGTACCTACCCCCAGACACCATGTGACAGATGTGTGCATGCATATAGCTGTATGTCACCTGTTCCTGTATAGAGCGAACATCATTGATGACACACATGCCCGACCATTTCTTGGGAAAAGAAAATAGTTTACAGCATGATTTATGATCAAAAAAAGCATGCAGTAATACATAAACACACCACCAACTCACTGTAAACACTAAGTACAAGCATAATATGGATGCCTAAATACCACCACACTatggaaagaaaatatttaaaaacaagaataacattgcaaatgttaaaagaaaaataaataaaaggtgtgACAATAATTGTCTAGACCACTTGGGAGGTTGTCTGGTTAAGATTTGAAGCACTATGCCTAAAATAACTCGCAATTAACAAATTACCTTATGGCACTTTCTATTTCCTTAAATTGTTAGGCAGTGCTCCCCCTGAGTGAATATAATGGTTGTCTGTGTGTATGGAAAAGCAGCAACTGTTCGCTCCTCAACCATCACTCTGAACTTGCTGGATAACGGTTTCCGGATTAAACAACTTATAGTCCAAAACATATGGTACAGATATAAAACAAAGTTCAAATACTCAAACAAGTGATGTAGCCATTAGTATTCCACAGGGCAGCTTGTAGGCTGCCCTCCTGTGTACAGTGCTGAATGCCACTGAAATTGCTCCAGATGAGGGGGTAGAAGTAATGTGCTTagtagcatccaatcagataccGCTTTCCATTAACAGTCACTTGAACGTTTGTTACATGCGTGTTACTAGCCGTTTTAAAGGTAGTAAATCGGATAACGCTAAAAACCATATCCACTACTGCTGCTTGCTAGCATTGCAATGGCATTTGAGTTTTACAAACATCTTGTTCTATCTAACTGGATAACTGCCAGTAAAGTCAAAGGTCAAGCCCAGTTGCCAGAAAAATGCTAATGTGTTTTTACATGCATTTTCACTAGTGTGAAAAAGACAAACGTAAACAATGCTAGTGGTCATCTGGCCTTAGGATAAGCATACACTGTATAAAGAGGTACCAGTGAAGCTGGTAGTACCAGATGAAATCTATTGTGATCCAATTTAATGCGGGATAAAGTTATTTCCACCTTGCTTTAAAACATTCAGTATTTCTATAAAATCTGAGGGAAAATTGTTAATCTGTTTCAAGACAGAACAATACTTTctatgttatgttttattgatGCTTTTAAGAATATCAATTATGTGTCAGTTATAAAATCTGACACCAGCAACTGCCTCAACAGTACCCTAAAGACAGGTATGCTAAGCCTGAGAGTATTAAACATAGGAATCTAAGCAGTTAGAACTTGTGAACCATAATTTTCTCAAATTTCTGCGGTAAGCTTTACTCAGAACTTACATTGGTACttatattatttaaacaaaagGAATGATTTTAAAAGTCTGTCTGACTTTTTAAATGCCCAGTTCAAGCACAGCACCACAAATGAAGAAACAATTCTCTCTTAGGATGGAGTCCCATAAATGTCAGATCACGTggcatattgtgtcattttagccctgTCCCCCCACAATGCAATGCAGCGATCTTGGCAGGGGAGTGCCAAAAATAACACAATTTGTGATGAATCATGTCATGGATGCCCCTATCCGGTGTGGGAGAATTACCTGCTTTGCTCGGGATTTGGTAGTTTCTCggagagagtgggcaagtatgatttgaaCTCTACTTTGCCAGCCAGAAAGTTGTTCTGAAGCCCAACTAGTGTCATACATTCAATGGAAGAGACTGAACTAAAAATGCACAAAAGTTCTAAACTGTTTTgtgaaatattcacctcattgtgcatctggctgtgaaaaaattTTGAGCAATATTTTGGCCCTAAGCGTTCCCAGTTCTAACCCAACCACACCTAGAATAAGTTGACCATCATTGTCCCGGCTCTATTTAATGAATgtaattttacaaataaattgcTACATGGCATTTTGGGGGAACGACAAAGCAAAAGTGAAACCAAGATTGTATTAACAGAACATTATGCAAAAAAGCCTGTCCTACCACAAAACTATTCATAAACAATGTAACAATTTCACGGATCCTTAATGTTCACATATTACACTAGAACTCTTCAGTGCTTGCATGGTTCTAGTGCAGCTGAACAACAGCTTCCTAGTGAGACATGTTATTATTGAGGCATAGAGCACGGCATTACTCTGGCTGGACAAAACAGAGTATTTGAAAATGCTACAATCACCCTCTTTACTAAAAATATTGTACTGAATGCTTTATGTCATCTAAAGCATCTCAAATTCAGCATGCATAGAAAGTTTTAATATATTTCCATCACTTAATTCAAAAGTTCTGATTATAGAATGCTCATTATATCCCCAATTCACCAAAACACTATCAAAATCAGCTTCTGGCTTATTTAATGTTGACTTAAGAAAAAGAGATTTTTGAAAACTTTACAGCAGGCAGGAGACAAAACAAATATGTTCATTGTCATGTTATTAAATTGAACACACAAATGCACTATATACCTGGGGCACTGTATCTCCTCATGTTTCGTGCTATGAGATCTGACGTCGTCTCTTGTGAAATCTTCACATCCAGATCTGAAAAGAGAAATGGCAAGAGTAATACAGCCAAGACAATGCAAATCATAAGGTGATTTAAatagaactggaaaaaaaatccacaccatcctggctgGTCAATCCAGATTCCTGCATGCTTTCATTGCCACTGTCTGGAGCCTTGCCACCATTCCGACTGTTATGCTGTTGACCTCCACCTCCCTTCTCTCCATTACGGTTGGAGGGTCCACGTGTTCTGACCTTACGAGTGCTGATGCGGATGATGCCCCTAACTAGCCGACACTCTGCATCTTGCTCTTCCAGTTGGTAGTCCTGTGTCAGGCTGCTGATTAATTCTGTGATTTtgctggtcttctccaagaagaCAGTCTCTGAAGTGCATCTTGCCAGTTCATCAATCTGATGGAGACTAAACAACTCTGTTAGTTTGTGCCAGATGAGTACATCAATTTCTGCACTGGACATGGAGCCATGACAACTCAACCGTGACAACTCCGGATCCGATTCCCGCAATGAGTAGTAATCCCCAGCAGAACTGCGGGGTGCTTCAGGTGGCAACGGGGCAGGGGTCTCTTTTACAGTTTCTATGTCTGTGGCACCAGTTGGTTTACTGTACACAGGTACCCCCATCAGTTTAAGGTCTGGGTAACTAAAACTGTTACCTAGTCCTGTTTTTTTGCCTTTCACACCGACACGGGGGGCACAGGGGCTACTAGCAGGATGACCATTCATGGGCATACCTTCTGAGCCCTCTACAGAACAGGGAAGGTATTCCTCAGGATCTTTCTGTGGACAGTGGCTGCAGGACACCACATAGCACAGCACATCTTTATAAGCAGCCCAGGCGCGAGAGAGTGGGGAACAGCAAGGGCGCACATCTGGTGGGGTTTCAGCAGATCCTGAAATTAAGGTGATATCTTCAGGGGGGATCCTCTGCTGGGAACTTGGGAGGCCTGAGGTCTGTGGTAGGGAGCTCTGATGTAAAGAGGGTAGATTGGTTGGGGGAGATACCCAATCATGGGGAACAGACACAGGACGGGGTCGGGGCATTGCTTCATGGACAAGTCCTAAGAGAAGGGCAGAGAAATATAGTGAGCTCTACATGATCTCACAAAATAACAAATTTTGTATATACTCCCACCATATTCTTGTAGCACCCCATGTTGCTCATATATCCCCATCCTGTAATCTTGTTTTATATCAGCTCTTGTGTATACACCCCCATTTTGTTTAGCCATACAAGCCCTAAATCTGCAGTATAAGTCACTTTCTGTTTGCTCTGACCTATTATTGCTGTAGGTAACCACTTCTTTACCTGATGCACCCACAACCTCAAATCGTGTTCTAGGTCACCCATTACGTTTAGCATGTACATAACATCCTCTGCCTCTAGAATTATTGTAGACCATCCTGTATCTAACCCTATCCTATTATAGATCGCCCTGTTTATACAACGGCctctaataatattattttaagctACCCCTGGTATTAATCTCATATATGTCTGCAATACTACTCAACCCTCCAAACTCGGTGACCAATTTCCTCCTCTGCACGAATTCTCCTCGGCTTTCATTCCTGCAGACTGAATACACTTTCTTGAGTAGACCACTCTGGTTACTATGATCTAGGTCACCTAGTACGAACCTCGGCTGCTCCTcaccacctccctccttttcctcGCCACTTCTCCTGCCCGATGCCCTCTCTCTGATGAACTACTGCTGCTCGCACTTGGGGCCGTTTTCCACATCGCGCCGTATCCACACTCACATTGATTTGTTTCACAAAGGGTCGCGGATTCTACAGGGGGTCGGTTCCGGTATTTTCCCGATTGCTCACAGCCACCAGCTTCCGTTTCCGCTCACCACCGCCTCTACCTGTGAGCCAGGTGAGTGTTTCGGCCACACCCCTACCTGTGTGACTACGTCATCTCTAGCCATACAGTCTCCATGATAGAGACGCCACAGTGAGGTCAAAGCAAAAATGTCCAGGGCGCATATCTGCGGCATAAATCTGGAGCCAGAGATGTGCACATCATTAATTTTAATGTTCTAATTGGAAGATTAGTGACAATCATTTCAGTCTCCTTCATTACCGCAGTGTCAAAGGTCATCATTTCACACAGGTGCATTGAAGCGACGTCCACAAGACTGAAGTGTTTTCACTGTATTTGGTTAGTGAAGACATGTATAGCCACAGCCTACGCTGCACATTTAGTGCAGGAAATATGGAATTTAAGGGAATATGTTCTGACCGTTTTCAGCAGTGCATATGTGACATAACATAGGTCTTCTAAAAGATGGCCGCCACACTACACCAGTGTATAAAGACTGTAGGGTGTTTTCAGAAAAAGTGATGAATTTTACAGTTCGGTCTCTAGTGATTAAAGCCCCCCCTCACCTCCCCTAGGTAATGACGTTACGTGTCACTAACAGATCTGCAGAGCAGCAGATGTTAAGAGAAGGAGAAAGATGGGCATGATGTGTTtcatatttgtgtgtatttaaAAGAAGATATGTAAATGACATACACCGGGCGCTGCTGCATCTGGCACAGAGGAAGGAATTTTCAATGGTGAGCGTGACTTCCCTGAGAGTGGTTTCTCTACCGAGCTACCGGAGACCGCAGTATCAGCTTCCGCACACCGGCAGACGTTATTGTTGAGTCATGAATCGTACAGGATATAATTTCAGCATTAATTCTCCAACACTCCGAGTAGTCTTGTCGTCTCAGAAGTGTCAGCAATGTATGGTTCTCTGAGGATGAAGATTACATCACTGAGAGTCCTTGCACACTGAAACCTTGAAGTGGAGTGTTTATGCTAAAAGTcgcgttttattttttttttaagcactgCCTTGCTTTTTGACATATTTATCTGTGCACCACTATGCC is a genomic window of Mixophyes fleayi isolate aMixFle1 chromosome 2, aMixFle1.hap1, whole genome shotgun sequence containing:
- the KDF1 gene encoding keratinocyte differentiation factor 1 isoform X3, with the protein product MWKTAPSASSSSSSERGHRAGEVARKRREVVRSSRGLVHEAMPRPRPVSVPHDWVSPPTNLPSLHQSSLPQTSGLPSSQQRIPPEDITLISGSAETPPDVRPCCSPLSRAWAAYKDVLCYVVSCSHCPQKDPEEYLPCSVEGSEGMPMNGHPASSPCAPRVGVKGKKTGLGNSFSYPDLKLMGVPVYSKPTGATDIETVKETPAPLPPEAPRSSAGDYYSLRESDPELSRLSCHGSMSSAEIDVLIWHKLTELFSLHQIDELARCTSETVFLEKTSKITELISSLTQDYQLEEQDAECRLVRGIIRISTRKVRTRGPSNRNGEKGGGGQQHNSRNGGKAPDSGNESMQESGLTSQDDLDVKISQETTSDLIARNMRRYSAPEMVGHVCHQ
- the KDF1 gene encoding keratinocyte differentiation factor 1 isoform X4, whose translation is MPRPRPVSVPHDWVSPPTNLPSLHQSSLPQTSGLPSSQQRIPPEDITLISGSAETPPDVRPCCSPLSRAWAAYKDVLCYVVSCSHCPQKDPEEYLPCSVEGSEGMPMNGHPASSPCAPRVGVKGKKTGLGNSFSYPDLKLMGVPVYSKPTGATDIETVKETPAPLPPEAPRSSAGDYYSLRESDPELSRLSCHGSMSSAEIDVLIWHKLTELFSLHQIDELARCTSETVFLEKTSKITELISSLTQDYQLEEQDAECRLVRGIIRISTRKVRTRGPSNRNGEKGGGGQQHNSRNGGKAPDSGNESMQESGLTSQDDLDVKISQETTSDLIARNMRRYSAPGSPFLKDDSLPDTETDSSGAPLLKVYC
- the KDF1 gene encoding keratinocyte differentiation factor 1 isoform X1; the protein is MWKTAPSASSSSSSERGHRAGEVARKRREVVRSSRGLVHEAMPRPRPVSVPHDWVSPPTNLPSLHQSSLPQTSGLPSSQQRIPPEDITLISGSAETPPDVRPCCSPLSRAWAAYKDVLCYVVSCSHCPQKDPEEYLPCSVEGSEGMPMNGHPASSPCAPRVGVKGKKTGLGNSFSYPDLKLMGVPVYSKPTGATDIETVKETPAPLPPEAPRSSAGDYYSLRESDPELSRLSCHGSMSSAEIDVLIWHKLTELFSLHQIDELARCTSETVFLEKTSKITELISSLTQDYQLEEQDAECRLVRGIIRISTRKVRTRGPSNRNGEKGGGGQQHNSRNGGKAPDSGNESMQESGLTSQDDLDVKISQETTSDLIARNMRRYSAPGSPFLKDDSLPDTETDSSGAPLLKVYC
- the KDF1 gene encoding keratinocyte differentiation factor 1 isoform X2 — translated: MKAEENSCRGGNWSPSLEGLVHEAMPRPRPVSVPHDWVSPPTNLPSLHQSSLPQTSGLPSSQQRIPPEDITLISGSAETPPDVRPCCSPLSRAWAAYKDVLCYVVSCSHCPQKDPEEYLPCSVEGSEGMPMNGHPASSPCAPRVGVKGKKTGLGNSFSYPDLKLMGVPVYSKPTGATDIETVKETPAPLPPEAPRSSAGDYYSLRESDPELSRLSCHGSMSSAEIDVLIWHKLTELFSLHQIDELARCTSETVFLEKTSKITELISSLTQDYQLEEQDAECRLVRGIIRISTRKVRTRGPSNRNGEKGGGGQQHNSRNGGKAPDSGNESMQESGLTSQDDLDVKISQETTSDLIARNMRRYSAPGSPFLKDDSLPDTETDSSGAPLLKVYC